A genomic stretch from Pempheris klunzingeri isolate RE-2024b chromosome 23, fPemKlu1.hap1, whole genome shotgun sequence includes:
- the LOC139223256 gene encoding fibronectin-like → MDYGLITFVLTGALLSVASGQTRQYYFESTPLNWTEAQSFCRQVYTDLATIENTADVSAVSSAASNYTAPPNAESFRSTGQDETSITLQWNKVNNNVSFVLQFNGTEINITAPAGDGPVTHTVSSLTAATQYTFTLLSVFESVRSSGVSIDAVTAPPNAESFRSTGQDETSITLQWNKVNNNVSFVLQFNGTEINITAPAGDGPVTHTVSSLTAATQYTFTLLSVFESVRSSGVSIDAVTAPPNAESFRSTGQDETSITLQWNKVNNNVSFVLQFNGTEINITAPAGDGPVTHTVSSLTAATQYTFTLLSVFESVRSSGVTIDAVTAPPNAESFRSTGQDETSITLQWNKVNNNVSFVLQFNGTEINITAPAGDGPVTHTVSSLTAATQYTFTLLSVFESVRSSGVSIDAVTAPPNAESFRSTGQDETSITLQWNKVNNNVSFVLQFNGTEINITAPAGDGPVTHTVSSLTAATQYTFTLLSVFESVRSSGVSIDAVTAPPNTESFRSTGQDETSITLQWNKVNNNVSFVLQFNGTEINITAPAGDGPVTHTVSSLTAATQYTFTLLSVFESVRSSGVSIDAVTAPPNAESFRSTGQDETSITLQWNKVNNNVSFVLQFNGTEINITAPAGDGPVTHTVSSLTAATQYTFTLLSVFESVRSSGVTIDIVTAPPNAESFRSTGQDETSITLQWNKVNNNVSFVLQFNGTEINITAPAGDGPVTHTVSSLTAATQYTFTLLSVFESIRSSGVSIDAVTAPPNAESFRSTGQDETSITLQWNKVNNNVSFVLQFNGTEINITAPAGDGPVTHTVSSLTAATQCTFTLFSVFESVRSSGVSIDAVTAPPNAESFRSTGQDETSITLQWDKVNNNVSFVLQFNGTEINITAPAGDGPVTHTVSSLTAATQYTFTLLSVFESVRSSGVSIDAVTAPPNAESFRSTGQDETSITLQWNKVNNNVSFVLQFNGTEINITAPAGDGPVTHTVSSLTAATQYTFTLLSVFESVRSSGVSIDAVTAPPNAESFRSTGQDETSITLQWDKVNNNVSFVLQFNGTEINITAPDGDGPVTHTVSSLTAATQYTFTLLSVFESVRSSGVTIDAVTAPPNAESFRSTGQDETSITLQWNKVNNNVSFVLQFNGTEINITAPAGDGPVTHTVSSLTAATQYTFTLLSVFESVRSSGVSIDAVTAPPNAESFRSTGQDETSITLQWNKVNNNVSFVLQFNGTEINITAPAGDGPVTHTVSSLTAATQCTFTLLSVFESVRSSGVSIDAVTAPPNAESFRSTGQDETSITLQWDKVNNNVSFVLQFNGTEINITAPTGDGPVTHTVSSLTAATQYTFTLLSVFESVRSSGVTIDAVTAPPNAESFRSTGQDETSITLQWNNVNNNVSFVLQFNGTEINITAPAGDGPVTHTVSSLTAATQYTFTLLSVFESVRSSGVSIDAVTAPPNTESFRSTGQDETSITLQWNKVNNNVSFVLQFNGTEINITAPAGDGPVTHTVSSLTAATQYTFTLFSVFESFTSSVVTIDAVTAPPNTENFRLTGQDETSITLQWDKVNNNVSFVLHFNGIEINITAPDGDGPVTHTVSSLTAGTKYTFTLFSVFESVRSSGVTIDAVIGPREYMHLLYLLHGLCLE, encoded by the exons ATGGATTATGGGCTGATCACCTTCGTCCTCACAG GAGCACTGCTAAGTGTTGCCTCTGGTCAAACTCGTCAGTACTACTTCGAGAGCACACCGCTGAACTGGACTGAAGCGCAGAGCTTCTGCAGACAGGTCTACACTGACCTGGCCACCATAGAAAACACAGCTGATGTCAGTGCCGTTAGCAGCGCCGCATCGAATTACACAG ctcctccaaacGCAGAAAGCTTCAGATCAACAGGACAGGATGAGACCAGTATCACTCTGCAGTGgaataaagtgaacaacaatgtcagctttgtgctccagtttaatgggacagagataaacatcactgcaccagctggagatggaccagtaactcacacagtctcatctctcactgctgcaactcaatacacattcactctcctctctgtgtttgagagcgtCAGAAGCAGTGGAGTAAGCATTGATGCTGTCACTG ctcctccaaacGCAGAAAGCTTCAGATCAACAGGACAGGATGAGACCAGTATCACTCTGCAGTGgaataaagtgaacaacaatgtcagctttgtgctccagtttaatgggacagagataaacatcactgcaccagctggagatggaccagtaactcacacagtctcatctctcactgctgcaactcaatacacattcactctcctctctgtgtttgagagcgtCAGAAGCAGTGGAGTAAGCATTGATGCTGTCACTG cTCCTCCAAACGCAGAAAGCTTCAGATCAACAGGACAGGATGAGACCAGTATCACTCTGCAGTGgaataaagtgaacaacaatgtcagctttgtgctccagtttaatgggacagagataaacatcactgcaccagctggagatggaccagtaactcacacagtctcatctctcactgctgcaactcaatacacattcactctcctctctgtgtttgagagcgtCAGAAGCAGTGGAGTAACCATTGATGCAGTCACTG cTCCTCCAAACGCAGAAAGCTTCAGATCAACAGGACAGGATGAGACCAGTATCACTCTGCAGTGgaataaagtgaacaacaatgtcagctttgtgctccagtttaatgggacagagataaacatcactgcaccagctggagatggaccagtaactcacacagtctcatctctcactgctgcaactcaatacacattcactctcctctctgtgtttgagagcgtCAGAAGCAGTGGAGTAAGCATTGATGCAGTCACTG ctcctccaaacGCAGAAAGCTTCAGATCAACAGGACAGGATGAGACCAGTATCACTCTGCAGTGgaataaagtgaacaacaatgtcagctttgtgctccagtttaatgggacagagataaacatcactgcaccagctggagatggaccagtaactcacacagtctcatctctcactgctgcaactcaatacacattcactctcctctctgtgtttgagagcgtCAGAAGCAGTGGAGTAAGCATTGATGCAGTCACTG ctcctccaaacacagaaaGCTTCAGATCAACAGGACAGGATGAGACCAGTATCACTCTGCAGTGgaataaagtgaacaacaatgtcagctttgtgctccagtttaatgggacagagataaacatcactgcaccagctggagatggaccagtaactcacacagtctcatctctcactgctgcaactcaatacacattcactctcctctctgtgtttgagagcgtCAGAAGCAGTGGAGTAAGCATTGATGCTGTCACTG cTCCTCCAAACGCAGAAAGCTTCAGATCAACAGGACAGGATGAGACCAGTATCACTCTGCAGTGgaataaagtgaacaacaatgtcagctttgtgctccagtttaatgggacagagataaacatcactgcaccagctggagatggaccagtaactcacacagtctcatctctcactgctgcaactcaatacacattcactctcctctctgtgtttgagagcgtCAGAAGCAGTGGAGTAACCATTGATATAGTCACTG ctcctccaaacGCAGAAAGCTTCAGATCAACAGGACAGGATGAGACCAGTATCACTCTGCAGTGgaataaagtgaacaacaatgtcagctttgtgctccagtttaatgggacagagataaacatcactgcaccagctggagatggaccagtaactcacacagtctcatctctcactgctgcaactcaatacacattcactctcctctctgtgtttgagagcaTCAGAAGCAGTGGAGTAAGCATTGATGCAGTCACTG ctcctccaaaTGCAGAAAGCTTCAGATCAACAGGACAGGATGAGACCAGTATCACTCTGCAGTGGAATAAAGTAAACAACAATGTCAGCTTTGTGCTCCAGTTTAATGGGAcagagataaacatcactgcaccagctggagatggaccagtaactcacacagtctcatctctcactgctgcaactcaatgcacattcactctcttctctgtgtttgagagcgtCAGAAGCAGTGGAGTAAGCATTGATGCTGTCACTG cTCCTCCAAACGCAGAAAGCTTCAGATCAACAGGACAGGATGAGACCAGTATCACTCTGCAGTGGgataaagtgaacaacaatgtcagctttgtgctccagtttaatgggacagagataaacatcactgcaccagctggagatggaccagtaactcacacagtctcatctctcactgctgcaactcaatacacattcactctcctctctgtgtttgagagcgtCAGAAGCAGTGGAGTAAGCATTGATGCAGTCACTG cTCCTCCAAACGCAGAAAGCTTCAGATCAACAGGACAGGATGAGACCAGTATCACTCTGCAGTGgaataaagtgaacaacaatgtcagctttgtgctccagtttaatgggacagagataaacatcactgcaccagctggagatggaccagtaactcacacagtctcatctctcactgctgcaactcaatacacattcactctcctctctgtgtttgagagcgtCAGAAGCAGTGGAGTAAGCATTGATGCTGTCACTG CTCCTCCAAACGCAGAAAGCTTCAGATCAACAGGACAGGATGAGACCAGTATCACTCTGCAGTGGgataaagtgaacaacaatgtcagctttgtgctccagtttaatgggacagagataaacatcactgcaccagATGGAGATGGACCAGTAACTCACACAgtctcatctctcactgctgcaactcaatacacattcactctcctctctgtgtttgagagcgtCAGAAGCAGTGGAGTAACCATTGATGCTGTCACTG cTCCTCCAAACGCAGAAAGCTTCAGATCAACAGGACAGGATGAGACCAGTATCACTCTGCAGTGgaataaagtgaacaacaatgtcagctttgtgctccagtttaatgggacagagataaacatcactgcaccagctggagatggaccagtaactcacacagtctcatctctcactgctgcaactcaatacacattcactctcctctctgtgtttgagagcgtCAGAAGCAGTGGAGTAAGCATTGATGCTGTCACTG ctcctccaaaTGCAGAAAGCTTCAGATCAACAGGACAGGATGAGACCAGTATCACTCTGCAGTGGAATAAAGTAAACAACAATGTCAGCTTTGTGCTCCAGTTTAATGGGAcagagataaacatcactgcaccagctggagatggaccagtaactcacacagtctcatctctcactgctgcaactcaatgcacattcactctcctctctgtgtttgagagcgtCAGAAGCAGTGGAGTAAGCATTGATGCTGTCACTG cTCCTCCAAACGCAGAAAGCTTCAGATCAACAGGACAGGATGAGACCAGTATCACTCTGCAGTGGgataaagtgaacaacaatgtcagctttgtgctccagtttaatgggacagagataaacatcactgcaccaACTGGAGATGGACCAGTAACTCACACAgtctcatctctcactgctgcaactcaatacacattcactctcctctctgtgtttgagagcgtCAGAAGCAGTGGAGTAACCATTGATGCAGTCACTG cTCCTCCAAATGCAGAAAGCTTCAGATCAACAGGACAGGATGAGACCAGTATCACTCTGCAGTGGAATAACGTGAACAACAATGTCAGCTTTGTGCTCCAGTTTAATGGGAcagagataaacatcactgcaccagctggagatggaccagtaactcacacagtctcatctctcactgctgcaactcaatacacattcactctcctctctgtgtttgagagcgtCAGAAGCAGTGGAGTAAGCATTGATGCAGTCACTG ctcctccaaacacagaaaGCTTCAGATCAACAGGACAGGATGAGACCAGTATCACTCTGCAGTGgaataaagtgaacaacaatgtcagctttgtgctccagtttaatgggacagagataaacatcactgcaccagctggagatggaccagtaactcacacagtctcatctctcactgctgcaactcaatacacattcactctcttctctgtgtttgagagctTCACAAGCAGTGTAGTAACCATTGATGCAGTCACTG ctcctccaaacacagaaaacttCAGATTAACAGGACAGGATGAGACCAGTATCACTCTGCAGTGGgataaagtgaacaacaatgtCAGCTTTGTGCTCCACTTTAATGGTATagagataaacatcactgcaccagATGGAGATGGACCAGTAACTCACACAgtctcatctctcactgctgGAACTAAATATACATTCactctcttctctgtgtttgagagcgtCAGAAGCAGTGGAGTAACCATTGATGCAGTCATTG GGCCTCGTGAGTATATgcatttgttatatttattacatgGTCTTTGCCTTGAGTAA